In the genome of Lactuca sativa cultivar Salinas chromosome 3, Lsat_Salinas_v11, whole genome shotgun sequence, the window AAGACGCATTCTTTCCTTTTGGACGAGTCTCTCCCCACGACCAACACATCCATACACCTTATTTTAGCTTTCATTTTCATGTTGGTTTCCATTTGTCTTTCGGTTTTTTTCTTCCGTTCAGTGTTTTTCTAGAAAAATTAATATTTTACTCGTAATTGCTCCATGTAAAGTTATGGATTTGTAATTTATATTCTCATGTTTTCTTTCATGTATGTTTCTTACATTATATTACTTtctaattttaaataaaacaatgTTATTTCAATGATagattgtttttatttttgttttttttagtttattttaagtTTCTATTTCATTTTACATGATACAGGTATAGTTAATACATCAATctttgtataaaaataaatatttacaaaTCTATGAttaatgattattatgttaataaTCTATATATTATTTTACATTGTCAATCGTTGTTTTCGTAGGTTATAACCTAGTATATAATAAACTAATCTTTTTACAGAACAAAACAAAGGAAGTCATGGTTAAAGTATTTATTGTTTTAcgcaaaaagttaaaaaaaaaatggtCTTTAGCAAAGAAAACAGAATAATACTATATTATAGCTATAAATTTTAGTTAATTGAATTGTCATAAATCTTTCATAGAAATTCTTAATTTTTTTCCCTTTGGAGGATTTCTAAATACTCGCAAACAAGGACAAATTTCCGGTATTTGAAATCTTGTCTAGTTTTATAATCGGGGATTGTGATGGATTTCAATTTCAAATCCTCATAAAATTTTCAATCCAAACTAGTTATTAATTTTTATGAAAGGGTCTCGGATCTAATGATATCAAATATTTGAAAATGTATCATTCCTTTATCTGGTTGAGGTCCAAATCTCATTATAGAcaaatatatatatgatatagatgtgtgAATCGTtcttaaaaaataattataataaataaaatccCTAATTAATTGAGTTCCAATATCATTATTACACCATCAACGCCGCCGCCGCTACCACCAccactattatattattattattattattattattaatcataagcatttttgttttAAAGGGTATCAAAATGAATGTGTGTAGTCTATAATTCCGAAAACACACATTTAGAATAGCCAAGTATCTCGGCCAAGTGACAACCGGGTTACTAAACTTGTCACTAAACATTTAATATGAAACATTCTTTTGTGTCGACCCAAACAGAAATGAGAGGAGAAGAgcttaaagaaaaagaaaaatacacTTTGTTCTGTATGTTGCACCTATTTTTGCAAACTGGTAATAGGAAGTGAGGCTGAAGTTTGACATTACGAGGTTGGAAGAAAATCTTCATAAAATCATTCCTTTTGTACCATACCCGCTGCAAGTTTATCAATCTTTGTCCTGCATGCTAATCTACCCTACTAAATAAAGATAATTTTGTTAAATGTCAACTTCTTATTGAATTTGACATATGTTAttttcttagaattttaaaattattttttttccacttgtcatttttgtatttttatcatttttattcAACTTCCACCTattaaaatatcacttcataataaTTAACATATATTGTAAACCTTCCATTTGATGAATTTTTATTTCTATTTAATGAATTCTATTTGTGAATTTATATTAATtagttttattagtatagattaattAAGACAAATTAcatatggtccctgtggtttattttatttattgtatttatttcgaatgtttattttaaaaaatacttaatttTAAACATTCATATTCAGCatgattttttaaatatgttaatattttttttattagtatagattgaaTTACTTATTCATcattttatgtatatttatttaaaaattttactttagaaaatacttaggtgctatttgtttttttataaaaaaaacatcttcAAACCACTTTCTGTTGCGAGGCGTAGCACACACGCAACATTTTTCCTCTCGCagcagtttgttttttggaagacttCAGACTGCAAAACCTCTGTACGTGTGCTGTGTGGCGCAGCACTTGACTTACCTCTTCAAACATTTTCAGCTTTcatatttttgatttgtttttttttagaattttggtacaactttttttttttaaattttatttttttttaaacttagatttttttaaactttcatTTACGGATTTGATACAATTTCTTATTATAGTTTCCATAAATTTTTTTGaacttgattttaaaaaaaaaaaagaaaaaaaaaactttaatttttttatcgtttctattaataatattttcagtTTCAATTTCATCTTTTTTAACGTGTGTAATTTTTTACGAACTTTGTAGACATCATTTGCAATTAtttcttaaatttttttattattttcttttttatgttttttaaaattagtttttttctaGAATAAAGTTGTtagcttcttttatatttttgtaagtttttaataagttttatatttttgttttttatatgtttttttagtaccctttcaatgttttaagactagaattatttaaattttggtgttgaaaactattttcagtttataaaattagtttatttaaatttcagtttactgcagcagtctgctgatgttaaaaaacaaacatgcttaTTATTATGGGCTGCAgccgtttgttccacctcttctgctatagaggattgcagaggtggtccgcagacttcacaaattttcgttttaaaaaaacaaacaacaccttaatgTGTACaccttatatttaactttttaaattaacCCGTGTAATgcacgggtttcacacctagtgtCTAATAAACAAAGCAAACTACATTTCCATTTTCCAATGCCTATTGTTGACTTCATTACCGGTGAACAAAAAAAACAACCAAAAACCTCCATTACTTGTGAACTCTCAGGCTTTACATACTTACCTATATTAACTTCCATTGCTGTAAGTTTACGCAAAAGAAAAGTAAACGTAATTCTGTTAAACCACTTACTTTTGTATATTAACCTCCATGTTGCATACATACCTCTGTCTTCTGTCATAAAAAAGTATATTAACCTCCATGTTGCTTACAATATTTATGCATCAAAACATGTTTTTGTCAAATCAGTTTAAATTTAAAAACCGGTTTCGGATCATGAACcagtttcttttttcttttgccCACTTCTACCTACTAGGTTCAACTCTAAGGTGACCATAGGTCTCTCTTCAGAAATGGTTTGCCATGTCCACATGATGTGCTTGGTATTTTTAGCCCAAGGTTTTCCCTTGGTCAACAAAGAGGGCCCATGGAATGTTCCCATTGATATCTATATAAGAGCATCTAATGGGTTTCAATTACATCACTTATATCAACTTTAACCAGATTAAAGAGTTGTTTGGTAAATCAACTGATTGGTTCAAATCTCTTAATAGTTAAGAGAAGGTAAGATTGCTTAACCATTCAGTGGCAATTCCAAGGCTTTTGATTCGTTCAAAGGTCATTCAGAGGCTAAACCATGAACCAACCGCACCGCATGCTGACATATTAAGATATGTCCTCTGAATGGTTCCATACAAAGGTTACCAAACAGCCCTCAACTCTTAGTTGGCATCCACATCCACTATGGCTTATAGTTAGCGAAAAGACCAAAAGCAAAAaaccaatcaatcaatcaatcaatcgtTCATTCTTAGTTTTGTGAAATGTCCAACAAACACTAAGTGTAGTGTATAGTTGCTAACACAAATTCCAAAATGCTAGACCTAATTTCTTATGTGCATGACAGTAGAGAAAAGGGTATTATGATTATGGGAATTTATTTAGAAATTATCCTTGGCTTCTCGGATGACTCCCAAGGCCTCTGCATCAGTTGCATCCACTGGAATTTTCAACGCACTGCGTATTGCTTGACTTGAAGTACGCAAGAAAGGATTGCATAGCTTTTCCTTCTTTAAGGTGGTTGGAACCTGATCCACAAAACCAATCATGGTCACACATGCTTAAttaatagcaatctactttcaaAATTCTTAAGAGAGTAATGTTCTaataagaacaagaagaatggaGGATTGGAATATAATCCCCTCACATGATACAGCAAACGATTACTTTTAAGAGTAAAAACTATTTTAGCAAAATACAGTTTTACACAATCCAAAGAAGTAGAAAACATTCACATATAAAAAAAAGCTATATAAAGTATGTTAATATTGTGGGTGTAGAATATAAGTATATTGCAAATATTAGTAGTGAGattaaagtacgttgctattgtggataaaaaacataaatcaaaataacaTTACCGTGGGCAAGTGTTTTTTCCTGAGATTGGCTATGTTGGCTGCATATGATTGTAGCTCCGAATTCTCAGGCTCAACAGCTAATGCAAACTTTGAATTACTCTGTATATACAAAATTCTAACTGTTAATTAAATAAACTTACATGCTTCATAAATGGTgcacatgatttttttttttttttaaaaacagcAACATACTTTCTTTCTTTTGGTGATTATAACTCCCTACTTTGTTTTTTactattatagcattctactttgagAAAACTATACATTATAGCAATTTTCATTGCTAGAATTGGGTaggtttttcaaagtacaatgctataattaggTAGATATTTCAAAGTGGATtgccttaataagaaaaaaaaaacctaagaagtacaatgttgtaattaaTAGAAAGAcatgaaagtaggttgctatttcttgtgtttaggtCTAAAAGAAAACATGACTTACCAATGTATATTCATGACCAAAGTATATATTTGTGTCTTCTGGCAACAATGTTAGCTTTTCTAGGGACGAATGCATCTGATACACAAAACAAAACAGAACAACTTTTAACAGTTATGTTATGCAAATGCAATGCAGTTGTATGATTGTATACAAGGCTAAAAAAGGGAAACTAAATATGGTGTCTAAATAACAATATGGAACTCTAAGAAACATATATCCAATATGTTTATGCAAAAGCTTACCAAAAGTGAGATTTAGAAGCAGTGAATTAAAAGTAAAATATGTAGTCTGAATACCTGTTCAGGTGTTCCTTCGAATAGTTTGCCACATGATAAGCTGAATAAAGTGTCTCCAGTGAAAATTACACGAGAGGCTGGAAAATAGAAGCTAATATGGCCTGCAGCCAAACCAAACAAACCAAGAATTAACAATTTGTTACTTACACCTATTatcctttctttttcttttttgagaAAATAAATTTGTTACCTTGTACAATAATCctaattttaaatatatagaAATCTATTACTATTTACTACAACCAGCAACATATAAAAACTATGTTTAAATTTCTGTATCCAAATAATCAACATAGCAAATTGAGGATGACgagggcattcacgtctttttTGCATATTAGATAGACCCatgacaaacaaaaaaaaaatcacccCAAAGATTACTAAGGCTGTTTTTGTTACAAGGTCTGGACTAGATAAGTTTTCAGAGcaatttttagagtaaattacacgaatggtccctatggtttagggtaatttgcacgtttggtccctaacttatttttttaactcggaaggtccctactgtttgtttttgttacacacttggtccctgtcttacctaaaaaaactattttgcccttgattttttaatttatttaaataaacacacccccaaccccaaccccaaccccctcaccttaccttacctaccccaccatttttccctatttaaataatagtctttttaggtaagacagggaccaagcgcgtaacaaaaacaaacagtagggactttccgagttaaaaaattaagttagggaccaagcacgCAAATTAACCCAAACCATAGgcaccattcatgtaatttattcCATTTTTTATTAAGGACGAAAgagggcattcacgtctttttAGAAAATTGTACTTTGTATTTGGATTTTGGATGCCTTTGCTATAATCAGGTAGATTTTTATCAAGgatgaggagggtattcatgtcttTTTACAGACAATCTGGCAATCAATTGAGTAGCAAAGTAACAGAAAAACCTTTGGTGTGGCCAGGGGTTGCAATCACATGCACCTCATGCCCAGCAAACATCCATGTGTCACCATCATTCAAGCTGATATCAATTCCAGGTATTCTATCCTTGTCTATATTGGATCCAATTACCTGAAAGATCAAACATTGCAAACACATTATAAGTAATACAGAGATGATATTAAAATaactaatataattttaaaaaagaaTTAGTCACCTAAACATTACCTTTGCCCCATACCTCGCTTTCAAATCCATATTCCCACCAGTGTGATCATAATGATGATGAGTATTTAAAATGTAGGTGAGATTTCGATTGTTCTTGCTCAAGGCATCAATTATTGGTAGAGATTCTGAAGGATCAACAACTCCAACTGTTCCAGTATCTAAATCATGCAAAAGATATGCATAATTGTCCTTCAGACATGGTACCTAGTATAAggacacacaaaaaaaaacttcaaataaatatatacaatTATTGAAGAAGGAATGGAAATATGGAATGGAGAGGGTAATGAAAGAAACAAAGGTAATGGAAATATGGAATGAGTTATTACATTCCATTATCATGTGTGGTTGGCTTGTAGGAATGGAGTGAATTTTCATATAAAGTTTTTCattatatgtgtatttttaagttttaagttTTAACTACACTTTATATACTGTTTAGTTATAATAAACGGATTTTTtctttacaaaaataaaaaattaaacatcgTTAAAGGTAACTGAAACCCAAATACAACAAAAATGTACATATTCTTTTGTGAAGTGAAAACTCACCAATTCAATTTGCAATGATGTAGACATGTTGGAAATGCTACACAGATGAGAAACACCAAGAGATCGACTCACGCCTCTCAATGTCTTGAATGGAAATGAAAAGAGCTGCATAAACCCATACATAAGGTTTTTCCTAAGGCATAGTTGCCTTATACCAGGCCATACACAGACCATTCTTCTCGCCTATCACAACACAAAACAATCAATAAGCTTAcaaaataaaacttttaacaaaACACAATGTGTATATGAATTCATTAATGCTAAGGCATCCATGATCTATCCATTCTATGATTTCTATCATATTATTGGGATAATGTAACTACTTTCTGGTATTCCCTCTTTTGATAACTAAAACAAAAGGCAAAAAGTAACTTACCTTCTTTTCCCAAACATTATCCTGAAGAGGCATAGTTCCTAAGTTGGTTGATTCAGCTTTTTTCCAGTTTTGACAAATTCTTCCTGAACTTTCCCCTAGCTTTTCTATATGATTACTTTCTCCTTTCATCTTTTCCCCTCTCGTAGTTTCTTTCAGAGTGATTCACAGACAATGTTACATCAGAGTAGCTACTTGCCAAAATTAGATCAACaaacaccctaaaccctaacgCTAGAACAGTTTTATTTGATATATGCATAcgaaaattttattaaaaacaaCATATGCAGTTGAAATTTAAGTAGCAGCTTTAGAACATCGCGTGTAGGATATGCATTCCTCTTAAATTCCCAAAAAAAATCCTTCCGAAACAATGAGTCGGTAATTTAGAGAATCACAATCTCAAGTACGCATGACCTAAAGATATATTCCGCATTTAATATCCTATACCACGCTAACTGAATCCAAATCTCAATGACGATGATGAAGTCGATTAAATAGGCAACATATATGTATAAAGCGCAACTGAAATCTGACACTGCGAATATCTATGATCTTAAACTTTACTAAGCGATAAACAACGATCCGAATAAATCAGAGAATGAATTTAGAATCTTGAAAGACGTGAGAGTATATACGAAATTAACtaagaaaataaatgaaaaaaggtGAGGATAAATGAAAGAAACCTCGGAAGAAGGGAGAGCAGCCATGGCAGAAGGTACTACTAGTGATCTACAGAGCATTTGCATTTTTTTTGTGCGAATTTTGCTTTTGTAATCAAGCACTACCCCAAGGCGAACAGAAAGAAACGGTGAACAACAGACGGGTATGGGTTAACATTACATAGAGTGCTTCGACACCACACCATCCACGCGTTTTCTTTTCACTtttaatttaactttttttattatGACAGCATAACCTTTTCTATTTTTAAATTAGATAAATATAGTATATGTATTTTAATCACTGGTGGTGGTTTAACCAATAGAGTTATAATATACTTCTCGTTTTCATATCTTCGTATCTttttatataatatgtttattattattattatatatttaacTTATTTTTATATTCAGTTAACAATTATGAAAAACATTACTAGCGTTTGTTATGAACCATAAAAAGTTATTCAAATATTTATCATACTTAAGTACAACTATCCTAAATATTATTTTTTCAATCATAAAAAAGacaacaaaaaatttatttttatttaacgaGACGTGCATTTTATCTAACAGTCTAAGTCTAACTCATCAAGTTTAAACTGAATAGTGGATTTTATTGTCATAGTGTTTTAAGTTTTAAGTTTTAACTACTAAAACAATTGTACCAACGGCAAAGGAGGCACTATGTCTTGTGAGTCATTCGAGCGGGTATTTTCCCAAAGGCCTCAAGTGCACACTCATGAACGATTGTTGTGAAAGCAATAATGTCTCACAAATAGTTGTCAATAAAAGATTGTAAGTTGTTCACTAGTTCTTCATATAAACCTGAGTTCATCTAAGTTAGTTCTAATAACGTCTAAAGATGGTATTTGACATTATGAAGAGAAATATTGATATTTCATTATGTATCTGAAGCGATGGCGAGTGCCGAAGAAAACAACCGAAAAGGGACTTGGAAAAGAGTTTGATACTTAATAACTGAAAAGGGACTTGGAAAAGAGTTGGATGGTTAATAAAAAGTTATCTTAAAAGAGCCAAAATAAAAAGGTAGAATGGGTAATGAtactaaaaaataattaaaatgatagaAAAGTGGA includes:
- the LOC111883226 gene encoding hydroxyacylglutathione hydrolase 2, mitochondrial isoform X1 translates to MKGESNHIEKLGESSGRICQNWKKAESTNLGTMPLQDNVWEKKARRMVCVWPGIRQLCLRKNLMYGFMQLFSFPFKTLRGVSRSLGVSHLCSISNMSTSLQIELVPCLKDNYAYLLHDLDTGTVGVVDPSESLPIIDALSKNNRNLTYILNTHHHYDHTGGNMDLKARYGAKVIGSNIDKDRIPGIDISLNDGDTWMFAGHEVHVIATPGHTKGHISFYFPASRVIFTGDTLFSLSCGKLFEGTPEQMHSSLEKLTLLPEDTNIYFGHEYTLSNSKFALAVEPENSELQSYAANIANLRKKHLPTVPTTLKKEKLCNPFLRTSSQAIRSALKIPVDATDAEALGVIREAKDNF
- the LOC111883226 gene encoding hydroxyacylglutathione hydrolase 2, mitochondrial isoform X2 is translated as MQMLCRSLVVPSAMAALPSSEARRMVCVWPGIRQLCLRKNLMYGFMQLFSFPFKTLRGVSRSLGVSHLCSISNMSTSLQIELVPCLKDNYAYLLHDLDTGTVGVVDPSESLPIIDALSKNNRNLTYILNTHHHYDHTGGNMDLKARYGAKVIGSNIDKDRIPGIDISLNDGDTWMFAGHEVHVIATPGHTKGHISFYFPASRVIFTGDTLFSLSCGKLFEGTPEQMHSSLEKLTLLPEDTNIYFGHEYTLSNSKFALAVEPENSELQSYAANIANLRKKHLPTVPTTLKKEKLCNPFLRTSSQAIRSALKIPVDATDAEALGVIREAKDNF